In Candidatus Sulfurimonas marisnigri, a single genomic region encodes these proteins:
- the hisG gene encoding ATP phosphoribosyltransferase — translation MLTVALPKGRIAKETLEIFETIFGDTFKFDDRKLILDTPDFRFLLVRNQDVATYVYHQAADIGVVGLDTLEEQGLDVIRLLDLKRGICKVSIGMKNGEKLDLDKPDIKVASKMVNITKRYFEERAVSVDIIKLYGSIELAPIIGLADMIVDVVETGATMKQNGLEVVEDIMTSSTYLIANKNSYIAKKDKVLDIYEKINEVIKAEQEAK, via the coding sequence ATGTTAACAGTTGCACTTCCAAAAGGTCGTATCGCAAAAGAGACTTTAGAGATTTTTGAGACAATTTTTGGTGACACTTTTAAATTTGATGATAGAAAACTAATCCTTGATACTCCAGATTTTCGTTTTTTACTTGTTAGAAATCAAGATGTGGCTACATACGTTTACCACCAAGCAGCAGATATCGGTGTTGTTGGACTAGATACTTTAGAAGAGCAGGGCTTAGATGTTATTCGCCTTCTTGACCTTAAGCGAGGCATCTGTAAAGTTTCAATCGGTATGAAAAACGGTGAAAAACTTGACCTTGATAAGCCAGATATTAAAGTTGCATCAAAAATGGTAAATATCACTAAGCGTTACTTTGAAGAGCGTGCCGTATCTGTTGATATTATTAAGCTTTATGGCTCTATAGAACTGGCTCCAATTATTGGACTTGCTGATATGATAGTTGATGTTGTTGAGACAGGTGCTACAATGAAGCAAAATGGTTTAGAAGTTGTAGAAGACATTATGACTTCATCAACTTACCTGATTGCCAACAAAAACAGCTACATCGCTAAAAAAGATAAAGTTTTAGATATCTATGAAAAAATCAACGAAGTTATCAAAGCCGAACAAGAAGCTAAATAA
- a CDS encoding type III pantothenate kinase — protein sequence MEDSLMLLCDIGNTSFHFLDGDEDYKKDAKTFEPSTVQERVFYICVNPDVKNILKPLKNWVDLSLHVDMSKYYETIGIDRVIACEDIGDGIVIDAGSAITVDLVKSGKYEGGFIYPGLMAMSNAYKNISTVLDYSFNFELDLDKMPKNSRDSISYGYLKTLQSEVLSHNMKIVLTGGDAKEFAKIFTEAIIDERVVFNGMKKIMKKANIC from the coding sequence GTGGAAGATTCACTAATGCTACTTTGTGATATTGGAAATACTTCGTTTCATTTTCTTGACGGTGATGAAGATTATAAAAAAGATGCTAAAACTTTTGAACCATCAACCGTTCAAGAGAGGGTCTTTTATATTTGTGTAAATCCAGATGTCAAAAATATTTTAAAACCTTTAAAAAACTGGGTTGATTTGTCTCTACATGTAGATATGTCAAAATACTATGAAACAATCGGTATAGATAGAGTTATTGCATGTGAAGATATAGGCGATGGTATTGTCATAGATGCCGGAAGTGCAATTACGGTTGACCTTGTAAAAAGTGGAAAATATGAGGGTGGTTTTATATATCCAGGGCTTATGGCTATGAGTAACGCATATAAAAATATATCAACAGTTTTGGATTACTCATTTAACTTTGAGCTAGATTTAGATAAAATGCCAAAAAATTCCAGAGATTCCATAAGTTATGGATATCTTAAAACACTTCAGAGTGAAGTTCTCTCTCATAATATGAAAATAGTTTTAACGGGTGGAGATGCAAAAGAGTTTGCGAAAATCTTTACTGAAGCAATAATCGACGAGAGAGTAGTGTTTAACGGGATGAAAAAGATAATGAAAAAGGCAAATATATGTTAA